In Eucalyptus grandis isolate ANBG69807.140 chromosome 4, ASM1654582v1, whole genome shotgun sequence, the following proteins share a genomic window:
- the LOC104441294 gene encoding uncharacterized protein LOC104441294 isoform X3, whose translation MLAESSLFSLEIGRPSFELSEDTPRCPLLRASHAAQIQLVGMASLCSFDMNQRIASDAEILESLVSGLRSSNRRVKLSACRAVSDLSTSLVGRQSLLEHSALETLMVCYRQVAKCFVDSVALFPVDNGFARSHITAAKEHELPVSLLDAVIVLVNSCNIKQLERVPSELSESFFFLLKELWTKLHPRMYNSTVCSQQKDLLSNMRVNDLAESIFRLSIRVQCTTFLPIDQIRRSIFGLPQSSFEDFIEGYWEVSPFLISRTSRAVDEENILNSFLNCINPKDVVHLLLSSVLHCAVSCPPIASDELDIFNFLKKERDSLGMPIIYQQDIRVLKAERLSNTEKHLSLRA comes from the exons ATGCTTGCGGAaagttctctcttttctctcgaAATCGGACGACCCAGTTTCGAGCTTTCGGAAGATACCCCTCGCTGCCCTCTTCTCCGTGCTTCCCATGCTGCTCAAATCCAa CTTGTAGGAATGGCTTCGCTCTGTTCGTTCGATATGAACCAACGAATCGCCTCGGATGCAGAAATTTTGGAAAGCCTGGTATCGGGTTTGAGGAGTTCGAATAGAAGAGTCAAATTGAGTGCGTGCCGTGCTGTTTCGGATTTGTCGACTAGTTTGGTCGGGCGGCAGAGCCTTCTTGAGCATTCTGCTTTGGAGACTCTCAT GGTTTGCTATCGTCAGGTGGCCAAATGTTTTGTGGATTCTGTTGCATTATTCCCAGTGGACAATGGATTTGCTAGGAGTCATATTACAGCTGCAAAGGAACATGAACTTCCTGTTTCACTTCTTGATGCTGTTATTGTTCTCGTTAACTCCTGCAATATCAAACAATTGGAAAGAGTTCCATCTGAGCTCTCTGAaagtttcttcttccttttgaaaGAGCTGTGGACTAAACTGCATCCTCGAATGTACAACTCGACAGTGTGCAGCCAGCAAAAAGACTTGTTGAGCAATATGAGGGTGAACGATCTGGCAGAGAGCATTTTCAGACTTTCTATTAGAGTCCAATGTACCACTTTTCTTCCAATCGATCAAATCAGGAGAAGCATTTTTGGGTTACCACAGTCTAGTTTCGAAGATTTTATAGAGGGCTATTGGGAAGTATCACCTTTTCTCATAAGCAGGACCTCAAGGGCTGTGGATGAGGAGAATATACTCAACTCTTTTTTGAATTGCATTAATCCTAAAGATGTTGTtcaccttcttctctcttctgtCCTCCATTGTGCGGTCTCCTGCCCACCTATTGCTTCTGATGAGTTGGACATCTTCAATTTcctaaaaaaggagagagatagCTTGGGTATGCCCATAATCTACCAGCAGGATATAAGGGTACTAAAAGCAGAGAGGCTTTCCAACACTGAGAAACATCTTTCCTTGAGAGCTTGA
- the LOC104441294 gene encoding uncharacterized protein LOC104441294 isoform X1 produces MEETQQRKRKRRRRRDSELSRSAPLGSADADTALCLLLASVSKINAGGRGGSDPLPSSSLVKRCLRKVLSFLSKSDDPVSSFRKIPLAALFSVLPMLLKSNSLDIACLSAKLVGMASLCSFDMNQRIASDAEILESLVSGLRSSNRRVKLSACRAVSDLSTSLVGRQSLLEHSALETLMVCYRQVAKCFVDSVALFPVDNGFARSHITAAKEHELPVSLLDAVIVLVNSCNIKQLERVPSELSESFFFLLKELWTKLHPRMYNSTVCSQQKDLLSNMRVNDLAESIFRLSIRVQCTTFLPIDQIRRSIFGLPQSSFEDFIEGYWEVSPFLISRTSRAVDEENILNSFLNCINPKDVVHLLLSSVLHCAVSCPPIASDELDIFNFLKKERDSLGMPIIYQQDIRVLKAERLSNTEKHLSLRA; encoded by the exons ATGGAGGAGACccaacaaagaaagagaaagaggagaaggagaagggacTCTGAATTATCTCGCTCCGCTCCGCTCGGATCGGCCGATGCAGACACCGCTCTGTGTCTGCTTCTAGCTTCCGTCTCCAAGATCAACGCGGGAGGCCGAGGCGGCTCCGACCCACTTCCTTCCTCGTCGTTGGTCAAGCGATGCTTGCGGAaagttctctcttttctctcgaAATCGGACGACCCAGTTTCGAGCTTTCGGAAGATACCCCTCGCTGCCCTCTTCTCCGTGCTTCCCATGCTGCTCAAATCCAa CAGTCTGGATATCGCCTGTCTTTCTGCTAAGCTTGTAGGAATGGCTTCGCTCTGTTCGTTCGATATGAACCAACGAATCGCCTCGGATGCAGAAATTTTGGAAAGCCTGGTATCGGGTTTGAGGAGTTCGAATAGAAGAGTCAAATTGAGTGCGTGCCGTGCTGTTTCGGATTTGTCGACTAGTTTGGTCGGGCGGCAGAGCCTTCTTGAGCATTCTGCTTTGGAGACTCTCAT GGTTTGCTATCGTCAGGTGGCCAAATGTTTTGTGGATTCTGTTGCATTATTCCCAGTGGACAATGGATTTGCTAGGAGTCATATTACAGCTGCAAAGGAACATGAACTTCCTGTTTCACTTCTTGATGCTGTTATTGTTCTCGTTAACTCCTGCAATATCAAACAATTGGAAAGAGTTCCATCTGAGCTCTCTGAaagtttcttcttccttttgaaaGAGCTGTGGACTAAACTGCATCCTCGAATGTACAACTCGACAGTGTGCAGCCAGCAAAAAGACTTGTTGAGCAATATGAGGGTGAACGATCTGGCAGAGAGCATTTTCAGACTTTCTATTAGAGTCCAATGTACCACTTTTCTTCCAATCGATCAAATCAGGAGAAGCATTTTTGGGTTACCACAGTCTAGTTTCGAAGATTTTATAGAGGGCTATTGGGAAGTATCACCTTTTCTCATAAGCAGGACCTCAAGGGCTGTGGATGAGGAGAATATACTCAACTCTTTTTTGAATTGCATTAATCCTAAAGATGTTGTtcaccttcttctctcttctgtCCTCCATTGTGCGGTCTCCTGCCCACCTATTGCTTCTGATGAGTTGGACATCTTCAATTTcctaaaaaaggagagagatagCTTGGGTATGCCCATAATCTACCAGCAGGATATAAGGGTACTAAAAGCAGAGAGGCTTTCCAACACTGAGAAACATCTTTCCTTGAGAGCTTGA
- the LOC104441294 gene encoding uncharacterized protein LOC104441294 isoform X2, producing MEETQQRKRKRRRRRDSELSRSAPLGSADADTALCLLLASVSKINAGGRGGSDPLPSSSLVKRCLRKVLSFLSKSDDPVSSFRKIPLAALFSVLPMLLKSNLDIACLSAKLVGMASLCSFDMNQRIASDAEILESLVSGLRSSNRRVKLSACRAVSDLSTSLVGRQSLLEHSALETLMVCYRQVAKCFVDSVALFPVDNGFARSHITAAKEHELPVSLLDAVIVLVNSCNIKQLERVPSELSESFFFLLKELWTKLHPRMYNSTVCSQQKDLLSNMRVNDLAESIFRLSIRVQCTTFLPIDQIRRSIFGLPQSSFEDFIEGYWEVSPFLISRTSRAVDEENILNSFLNCINPKDVVHLLLSSVLHCAVSCPPIASDELDIFNFLKKERDSLGMPIIYQQDIRVLKAERLSNTEKHLSLRA from the exons ATGGAGGAGACccaacaaagaaagagaaagaggagaaggagaagggacTCTGAATTATCTCGCTCCGCTCCGCTCGGATCGGCCGATGCAGACACCGCTCTGTGTCTGCTTCTAGCTTCCGTCTCCAAGATCAACGCGGGAGGCCGAGGCGGCTCCGACCCACTTCCTTCCTCGTCGTTGGTCAAGCGATGCTTGCGGAaagttctctcttttctctcgaAATCGGACGACCCAGTTTCGAGCTTTCGGAAGATACCCCTCGCTGCCCTCTTCTCCGTGCTTCCCATGCTGCTCAAATCCAa TCTGGATATCGCCTGTCTTTCTGCTAAGCTTGTAGGAATGGCTTCGCTCTGTTCGTTCGATATGAACCAACGAATCGCCTCGGATGCAGAAATTTTGGAAAGCCTGGTATCGGGTTTGAGGAGTTCGAATAGAAGAGTCAAATTGAGTGCGTGCCGTGCTGTTTCGGATTTGTCGACTAGTTTGGTCGGGCGGCAGAGCCTTCTTGAGCATTCTGCTTTGGAGACTCTCAT GGTTTGCTATCGTCAGGTGGCCAAATGTTTTGTGGATTCTGTTGCATTATTCCCAGTGGACAATGGATTTGCTAGGAGTCATATTACAGCTGCAAAGGAACATGAACTTCCTGTTTCACTTCTTGATGCTGTTATTGTTCTCGTTAACTCCTGCAATATCAAACAATTGGAAAGAGTTCCATCTGAGCTCTCTGAaagtttcttcttccttttgaaaGAGCTGTGGACTAAACTGCATCCTCGAATGTACAACTCGACAGTGTGCAGCCAGCAAAAAGACTTGTTGAGCAATATGAGGGTGAACGATCTGGCAGAGAGCATTTTCAGACTTTCTATTAGAGTCCAATGTACCACTTTTCTTCCAATCGATCAAATCAGGAGAAGCATTTTTGGGTTACCACAGTCTAGTTTCGAAGATTTTATAGAGGGCTATTGGGAAGTATCACCTTTTCTCATAAGCAGGACCTCAAGGGCTGTGGATGAGGAGAATATACTCAACTCTTTTTTGAATTGCATTAATCCTAAAGATGTTGTtcaccttcttctctcttctgtCCTCCATTGTGCGGTCTCCTGCCCACCTATTGCTTCTGATGAGTTGGACATCTTCAATTTcctaaaaaaggagagagatagCTTGGGTATGCCCATAATCTACCAGCAGGATATAAGGGTACTAAAAGCAGAGAGGCTTTCCAACACTGAGAAACATCTTTCCTTGAGAGCTTGA
- the LOC104441294 gene encoding uncharacterized protein LOC104441294 isoform X4, with protein MEETQQRKRKRRRRRDSELSRSAPLGSADADTALCLLLASVSKINAGGRGGSDPLPSSSLVKRCLRKVLSFLSKSDDPVSSFRKIPLAALFSVLPMLLKSKVCYRQVAKCFVDSVALFPVDNGFARSHITAAKEHELPVSLLDAVIVLVNSCNIKQLERVPSELSESFFFLLKELWTKLHPRMYNSTVCSQQKDLLSNMRVNDLAESIFRLSIRVQCTTFLPIDQIRRSIFGLPQSSFEDFIEGYWEVSPFLISRTSRAVDEENILNSFLNCINPKDVVHLLLSSVLHCAVSCPPIASDELDIFNFLKKERDSLGMPIIYQQDIRVLKAERLSNTEKHLSLRA; from the exons ATGGAGGAGACccaacaaagaaagagaaagaggagaaggagaagggacTCTGAATTATCTCGCTCCGCTCCGCTCGGATCGGCCGATGCAGACACCGCTCTGTGTCTGCTTCTAGCTTCCGTCTCCAAGATCAACGCGGGAGGCCGAGGCGGCTCCGACCCACTTCCTTCCTCGTCGTTGGTCAAGCGATGCTTGCGGAaagttctctcttttctctcgaAATCGGACGACCCAGTTTCGAGCTTTCGGAAGATACCCCTCGCTGCCCTCTTCTCCGTGCTTCCCATGCTGCTCAAATCCAa GGTTTGCTATCGTCAGGTGGCCAAATGTTTTGTGGATTCTGTTGCATTATTCCCAGTGGACAATGGATTTGCTAGGAGTCATATTACAGCTGCAAAGGAACATGAACTTCCTGTTTCACTTCTTGATGCTGTTATTGTTCTCGTTAACTCCTGCAATATCAAACAATTGGAAAGAGTTCCATCTGAGCTCTCTGAaagtttcttcttccttttgaaaGAGCTGTGGACTAAACTGCATCCTCGAATGTACAACTCGACAGTGTGCAGCCAGCAAAAAGACTTGTTGAGCAATATGAGGGTGAACGATCTGGCAGAGAGCATTTTCAGACTTTCTATTAGAGTCCAATGTACCACTTTTCTTCCAATCGATCAAATCAGGAGAAGCATTTTTGGGTTACCACAGTCTAGTTTCGAAGATTTTATAGAGGGCTATTGGGAAGTATCACCTTTTCTCATAAGCAGGACCTCAAGGGCTGTGGATGAGGAGAATATACTCAACTCTTTTTTGAATTGCATTAATCCTAAAGATGTTGTtcaccttcttctctcttctgtCCTCCATTGTGCGGTCTCCTGCCCACCTATTGCTTCTGATGAGTTGGACATCTTCAATTTcctaaaaaaggagagagatagCTTGGGTATGCCCATAATCTACCAGCAGGATATAAGGGTACTAAAAGCAGAGAGGCTTTCCAACACTGAGAAACATCTTTCCTTGAGAGCTTGA